Proteins found in one Streptococcus mitis genomic segment:
- the glgD gene encoding glucose-1-phosphate adenylyltransferase subunit GlgD yields the protein MKIDKYSAILGNTVGFHDMSTLTDHRPVASLPFGGKYRLIDFPLSSLANAGVRSIFGIFQQDNISSVFDHIRSGREWGLSTLLSHYYLGIYNTRVESSTVGKEYYHQLLTYLKRSGSNQTVSLNCDILINIDLNQVFHLHTTTKGPITVVYKKLPKKDISEVNAILEVDETDHVRSHKLFDSKSSDEVYNMSTDIFVVDTPWLIERLEEEAKKEHPEKLRYVLRDLAAKEGAFAYEYTGYLANIHSVESYYQANKDMLESQKFYSLFSPNQKIYTKVKNEEPTYYGNTSKVSTSQFASGSIIEGQVADSVLSRNIHVHKDSLVKDSILFPRVVIGEGAQVEYAILDKGVEVADGVVIRGTAEHPVVVKKGAKVTEDIHS from the coding sequence ATGAAGATTGATAAATATTCTGCCATTTTAGGAAACACAGTTGGTTTTCATGATATGTCAACACTGACAGACCACCGTCCAGTAGCTAGTTTGCCATTTGGTGGTAAATATCGCTTGATTGACTTCCCGCTTTCAAGTCTTGCTAATGCAGGTGTTCGTAGTATTTTCGGTATTTTCCAACAAGATAATATTAGCTCAGTCTTTGACCATATCCGTTCTGGTCGTGAGTGGGGATTGTCAACTCTTCTTAGCCATTACTATCTAGGTATTTACAATACCCGTGTGGAAAGTAGTACCGTTGGAAAAGAATACTACCATCAGCTTCTTACTTATTTGAAACGTTCTGGATCAAACCAAACAGTTTCTCTTAACTGTGATATTTTGATTAATATTGATCTGAATCAAGTATTCCACCTACACACTACAACAAAAGGGCCAATCACTGTAGTTTATAAGAAACTTCCTAAGAAAGATATTTCAGAAGTAAATGCAATCTTGGAAGTGGATGAAACAGACCATGTCCGTTCTCATAAACTTTTTGACAGCAAATCATCGGATGAAGTTTACAATATGTCTACAGATATCTTTGTCGTTGATACACCTTGGTTAATTGAACGCTTGGAAGAAGAAGCCAAGAAAGAACATCCAGAGAAATTGCGCTATGTTTTACGTGATTTGGCGGCCAAAGAAGGAGCTTTTGCCTACGAATACACAGGTTATCTGGCAAATATTCATTCTGTAGAATCTTATTACCAAGCTAATAAAGATATGCTTGAATCTCAAAAATTCTACTCTCTCTTCTCACCAAATCAAAAGATTTATACCAAGGTCAAAAACGAAGAGCCAACTTATTATGGTAATACATCTAAGGTAAGTACTTCTCAGTTTGCTTCTGGTAGTATCATTGAAGGTCAAGTGGCTGATTCTGTTTTATCACGTAATATTCATGTCCATAAGGATAGCTTGGTTAAAGATAGCATCTTATTCCCTCGTGTTGTTATTGGAGAAGGAGCTCAGGTAGAATATGCTATCTTGGACAAGGGCGTTGAAGTTGCTGATGGAGTTGTAATCCGTGGAACTGCAGAACATCCAGTCGTCGTTAAAAAAGGTGCTAAAGTAACAGAGGATATTCATTCATGA
- a CDS encoding DUF1694 domain-containing protein: MTDLSKQLLEKAHGGPKLNPDEQRRYLGTFEERVLGYADIDTANSPQLEKGFLSILENLQEKAEPLFVKISPTIEFDKQVFYLKEAKETDSQATIVSEEHTSSPFGLIIHTNAPVQVEEKDLRLAFAKLWEGKKEEPAKTSIWKKWFG; the protein is encoded by the coding sequence ATGACAGATTTATCAAAACAATTACTTGAAAAAGCTCATGGTGGGCCAAAATTAAATCCGGATGAGCAAAGACGCTATCTTGGTACCTTTGAGGAAAGAGTTCTTGGATATGCGGATATTGACACAGCAAATAGTCCTCAGTTAGAAAAAGGCTTTTTATCTATTTTAGAAAACCTTCAGGAAAAAGCAGAGCCACTATTTGTAAAGATTTCACCAACTATCGAATTTGACAAGCAAGTTTTCTACTTAAAAGAAGCAAAAGAAACTGATAGTCAAGCTACCATTGTATCTGAAGAGCATACTTCTTCTCCTTTTGGTCTGATTATCCATACCAATGCACCAGTTCAAGTAGAAGAAAAGGATCTTCGACTTGCTTTTGCAAAACTTTGGGAAGGTAAAAAGGAAGAACCAGCCAAAACATCTATCTGGAAGAAATGGTTTGGCTAA
- the eno gene encoding surface-displayed alpha-enolase codes for MSIITDVYAREVLDSRGNPTLEVEVYTESGAFGRGMVPSGASTGEHEAVELRDGDKSRYGGLGTQKAVDNVNNIIAEAIIGYDVRDQQAIDRAMIALDGTPNKGKLGANAILGVSIAVARAAADYLEIPLYSYLGGFNTKVLPTPMMNIINGGSHSDAPIAFQEFMIVPAGAPSFKEALRWGAEIFHALKKILKSRGLETAVGDEGGFAPRFEGTEDGVETILAAIEAAGYVPGKDVFIGFDCASSEFYDKERKVYDYTKFEGEGAAVRTAAEQIDYLEELVNKYPIITIEDGMDENDWDGWKALTERLGGKVQLVGDDFFVTNTSYLEKGIAEGAANSILIKVNQIGTLTETFDAIEMAKEAGYTAVVSHRSGETEDSTIADIAVATNAGQIKTGSLSRTDRIAKYNQLLRIEDQLGEVAEYRGLKSFYNLKK; via the coding sequence ATGTCAATTATTACTGATGTTTACGCTCGCGAAGTCCTAGACTCACGCGGTAACCCAACACTTGAAGTAGAAGTTTACACTGAATCAGGTGCTTTCGGACGTGGTATGGTTCCATCAGGAGCTTCTACTGGTGAACACGAAGCAGTTGAACTTCGCGACGGTGACAAATCTCGTTACGGTGGTCTTGGTACACAAAAAGCTGTTGACAACGTAAACAACATCATTGCTGAAGCAATCATCGGCTACGATGTACGTGACCAACAAGCTATCGACCGTGCTATGATCGCACTTGACGGTACTCCTAACAAAGGTAAATTGGGTGCAAACGCAATCCTTGGTGTGTCTATCGCTGTAGCTCGCGCTGCTGCTGACTACCTTGAAATCCCACTTTACAGCTACCTTGGTGGATTCAACACTAAAGTTCTTCCAACTCCAATGATGAACATCATCAACGGTGGTTCTCACTCTGACGCTCCAATCGCTTTCCAAGAGTTCATGATCGTACCTGCTGGTGCACCATCATTCAAAGAAGCTCTTCGTTGGGGTGCTGAAATCTTCCACGCTCTTAAGAAAATCCTTAAATCTCGTGGTCTTGAAACAGCCGTAGGTGACGAAGGTGGATTTGCTCCTCGTTTTGAAGGAACTGAAGACGGAGTTGAAACTATCCTTGCTGCTATCGAAGCTGCTGGATATGTTCCTGGTAAAGATGTGTTTATCGGATTTGACTGTGCTTCATCAGAATTTTACGATAAAGAACGTAAAGTTTACGACTACACTAAATTCGAAGGTGAAGGAGCAGCTGTACGTACTGCTGCAGAACAAATCGACTACCTTGAAGAATTGGTAAACAAATACCCAATCATCACTATCGAAGATGGTATGGATGAAAATGACTGGGACGGTTGGAAAGCTCTTACTGAACGTCTTGGTGGTAAAGTTCAATTGGTTGGTGACGACTTCTTCGTAACAAACACTTCTTACCTTGAAAAAGGTATTGCAGAAGGTGCTGCTAACTCAATCCTTATCAAAGTTAACCAAATCGGTACTCTTACTGAAACATTCGACGCTATCGAAATGGCGAAAGAAGCTGGTTACACTGCCGTTGTATCACACCGTTCAGGTGAAACTGAAGATTCAACAATCGCTGACATCGCAGTTGCAACTAATGCAGGACAAATCAAGACTGGTTCACTTTCACGTACAGACCGTATCGCTAAATACAACCAATTGCTTCGCATCGAAGACCAACTTGGTGAAGTAGCTGAATACCGTGGATTGAAATCATTCTACAACTTGAAAAAATAA
- the serB gene encoding phosphoserine phosphatase SerB, with translation MSQVKGLCVMDVDGTLILEEVIDLLGREAGREEEISQITSRAMRGELNFERSLRDRVSFLEGLPISVFDKVFKSIHLTPNAQKFISILQKNGILVGLVSGGFTPIVERLAKSLGIAYFSANQLEVKGGFLAGKLVGQIISPQVKKETLEQWREKLKLPKERTIAIGDGANDLLMLKSAGLGIAFCAKEVLKKEIPHHVDKRDFLEVLPLIDCLE, from the coding sequence ATGTCTCAAGTAAAAGGTTTGTGTGTCATGGATGTTGATGGAACCTTAATCCTAGAAGAAGTGATTGATCTTTTGGGTAGAGAGGCAGGTCGTGAGGAGGAAATTTCGCAGATTACAAGTCGGGCAATGCGAGGAGAGTTGAACTTTGAAAGAAGTTTACGAGATAGAGTTTCCTTCTTGGAAGGTCTTCCTATTTCGGTCTTTGATAAAGTCTTCAAGTCTATTCATCTAACGCCAAATGCCCAGAAATTTATCTCTATTCTCCAAAAGAATGGCATCCTAGTTGGTCTGGTGTCTGGTGGATTTACTCCAATAGTTGAGAGATTAGCAAAATCCCTTGGTATTGCCTATTTCTCTGCCAACCAACTTGAAGTCAAAGGTGGCTTTCTAGCAGGGAAATTAGTTGGACAAATTATCAGTCCTCAGGTTAAAAAAGAGACTCTGGAACAATGGAGAGAAAAACTCAAACTTCCTAAAGAAAGAACGATTGCAATCGGTGACGGGGCCAATGATCTATTAATGTTGAAGTCAGCAGGACTAGGAATTGCCTTTTGTGCAAAAGAAGTGCTCAAAAAAGAAATACCACATCATGTTGACAAGAGGGATTTTTTAGAAGTACTTCCTTTGATTGACTGTTTAGAATGA
- a CDS encoding GNAT family N-acetyltransferase, whose product MNIWTKLAMFSFFETDRLYLRPFFFSDSQDFHEIASNPENLQFIFPSQASLEESQYALANYFMKAPLGVWAICDKKTEKMIGSIKFEKLDEIKKEAELGYFLRKDVWCQGFMTEVVRKLCQLSFEEFGLKQLSIITHLENEASQRVALKSGFRLIRQFKGSDRYTRKMRDYLEFRYVKGEFNE is encoded by the coding sequence ATGAATATTTGGACCAAATTAGCAATGTTTTCTTTTTTTGAAACGGATCGCTTGTATTTGCGTCCTTTCTTTTTTAGTGATAGTCAAGACTTCCATGAGATAGCCTCAAATCCTGAAAATTTACAATTTATTTTTCCAAGTCAAGCTAGTCTGGAGGAGAGTCAATATGCACTGGCCAATTATTTTATGAAGGCTCCTTTAGGTGTATGGGCTATTTGTGACAAGAAAACTGAAAAAATGATTGGTTCAATTAAGTTTGAGAAGCTAGATGAAATTAAAAAAGAAGCAGAACTTGGTTATTTTTTGAGAAAAGATGTATGGTGTCAAGGTTTTATGACAGAAGTTGTAAGAAAACTTTGCCAACTTTCTTTTGAGGAATTTGGTTTAAAACAATTATCCATTATTACCCACCTTGAAAATGAAGCTAGTCAACGGGTTGCTCTTAAGTCTGGATTTCGATTGATTCGTCAGTTTAAGGGAAGTGATCGTTACACA
- a CDS encoding glucose-1-phosphate adenylyltransferase, giving the protein MKNEMLALILAGGQGTRLGKLTQSIAKPAVQFGGRYRIIDFALSNCANSGIHNVGVITQYQPLALNNHIGNGSSWGLDGINSGVSILQPYSASEGNRWFEGTSHAIYQNIDYIDSVNPEYVLILSGDHIYKMDYDAMLQSHKDNNASLTVAVLDVPLKEASRFGIMNTDANNRIVEFEEKPAQPKSTKASMGIYIFDWQRLRNMLVAAEKSNVDMSDFGKNVIPNYLESGESVYAYEFNGYWKDVGTIESLWEANMEYISPENALDSRNRQWKIYSRNLISPPNYLGANADVEDSLVVDGCFVDGTVKHSILSTGAQVREGAEVVDSVIMSGAIVGQGAKIKRAIIGEGAVISDGVEIDGTEEVQVVGYDEVVGVATDED; this is encoded by the coding sequence ATGAAGAATGAAATGTTAGCTTTGATTCTTGCTGGTGGGCAAGGAACTCGTCTCGGTAAACTCACTCAAAGCATCGCAAAACCAGCTGTGCAATTTGGTGGGCGCTACCGTATTATTGACTTTGCTCTCTCAAACTGTGCTAACTCAGGGATTCACAATGTTGGAGTCATCACCCAGTATCAACCACTTGCTCTCAACAATCATATCGGGAATGGTTCAAGTTGGGGTCTAGATGGGATTAATTCTGGTGTCTCTATCCTTCAACCTTATTCTGCAAGTGAAGGAAATCGTTGGTTTGAAGGAACTAGTCACGCTATTTATCAAAATATCGACTATATCGATAGTGTCAATCCTGAGTATGTTTTGATTCTATCTGGTGACCATATCTATAAGATGGACTATGATGCTATGCTCCAGTCTCACAAGGATAATAATGCTAGTTTGACAGTAGCAGTTCTTGATGTTCCTCTTAAAGAAGCTAGCCGTTTTGGCATCATGAACACAGATGCTAACAATCGTATTGTAGAATTTGAAGAGAAACCAGCCCAACCTAAATCTACCAAAGCCTCTATGGGGATTTACATCTTTGATTGGCAACGTCTTCGCAATATGCTTGTTGCTGCTGAAAAGAGCAATGTCGATATGTCAGACTTCGGTAAAAATGTCATTCCAAATTACCTTGAGTCAGGTGAAAGTGTCTATGCCTACGAATTTAATGGTTACTGGAAAGACGTCGGTACGATTGAGTCTCTTTGGGAAGCGAACATGGAGTACATTTCACCAGAAAATGCCTTGGATAGCCGTAACCGTCAATGGAAGATTTACTCAAGAAACTTGATTTCGCCACCAAACTACCTTGGTGCCAATGCTGATGTGGAAGACTCATTAGTTGTAGACGGATGTTTTGTTGATGGAACGGTTAAACACTCTATCCTTTCAACAGGAGCGCAAGTTCGCGAAGGAGCAGAAGTAGTAGATTCAGTTATCATGAGTGGTGCAATTGTTGGTCAAGGAGCTAAAATCAAACGTGCCATTATTGGTGAAGGTGCAGTTATTTCTGATGGTGTCGAAATTGATGGAACAGAAGAAGTACAAGTTGTAGGATATGATGAAGTAGTGGGGGTAGCAACAGATGAAGATTGA
- the glgA gene encoding glycogen synthase GlgA, with product MKILFVAAEGAPFSKTGGLGDVIGALPKSLVKAGHEVAVILPYYDMVEAKFGNQIEDVLHFEVSVGWRRQYCGIKKTVLNGVTFYFIDNQYYFFRGHVYGDFDDGERFAFFQLAAIEAMERIDFIPDLLHVHDYHTAMIPFLLKEKYRWIQAYQGIKTVLTIHNLEFQGQFSEGMLWDLFGVGFERYADGTLRWNNCLNWMKAGILYADRVSTVSPSYAHEIMTSQFGCNLDQILRMESGKVSGIVNGIDADLYNPQTDALLDYHFNQEDLSGKAHNKAKLQERVGLPVRSDVPLVGIVSRLTRQKGFDVVVESLHQILQNDVQIVLLGTGDPAFEGAFSWFAQIYPDKLSANITFDIKLAQEIYAACDLFLMPSRFEPCGLSQMMAMRYGTLPLVHEVGGLRDTVRAFNPIEGSGTGFSFDNLSPYWLNWTFQTALDLYRNHPDVWRNLQKQAMECDFSWDTACKSYLDLYHSLVN from the coding sequence ATGAAAATTTTATTTGTAGCAGCTGAGGGTGCACCCTTTTCAAAAACAGGTGGTTTGGGAGACGTCATTGGCGCTCTTCCCAAATCACTGGTAAAAGCTGGACATGAAGTTGCAGTAATTTTACCCTACTATGACATGGTAGAGGCTAAATTTGGAAATCAGATTGAAGATGTTCTTCATTTTGAGGTGAGTGTTGGTTGGCGCAGACAGTACTGTGGAATTAAGAAAACAGTCTTAAACGGTGTGACCTTCTACTTTATTGACAACCAATATTATTTCTTCCGTGGTCATGTTTACGGTGATTTTGACGATGGAGAACGCTTTGCTTTCTTCCAACTGGCTGCCATTGAGGCTATGGAAAGGATTGACTTTATTCCTGACCTTCTCCATGTTCATGACTACCATACAGCTATGATTCCTTTCTTGTTGAAGGAAAAATACCGTTGGATTCAGGCCTATCAAGGAATAAAAACTGTTTTAACCATTCATAATTTGGAATTTCAAGGACAATTTTCAGAAGGAATGTTATGGGATTTGTTTGGAGTTGGCTTTGAACGTTATGCTGATGGTACCCTTCGCTGGAACAACTGTCTGAACTGGATGAAGGCAGGTATTCTCTATGCGGATCGTGTGTCAACCGTTTCACCTAGCTATGCTCATGAAATTATGACCAGTCAGTTCGGATGTAACTTGGATCAGATTCTTCGAATGGAATCTGGTAAAGTTTCTGGTATCGTGAATGGGATTGATGCTGACCTGTATAATCCTCAGACGGATGCTCTTTTAGACTATCATTTTAATCAGGAAGATTTGTCTGGAAAAGCCCACAATAAAGCAAAATTACAAGAGAGAGTTGGATTGCCAGTTAGATCTGACGTTCCTCTGGTGGGAATTGTTTCTCGTTTGACACGTCAAAAAGGTTTTGATGTGGTGGTCGAAAGTCTGCATCAGATCTTGCAAAATGATGTTCAGATTGTTCTTTTAGGAACTGGTGATCCAGCCTTTGAAGGAGCTTTCTCATGGTTTGCTCAAATTTACCCAGACAAGCTATCAGCAAATATCACTTTTGATATCAAACTAGCTCAAGAAATCTACGCTGCCTGTGACCTCTTCCTCATGCCAAGTCGTTTTGAACCGTGTGGTTTGTCTCAAATGATGGCGATGCGTTATGGAACCTTGCCATTGGTCCATGAAGTTGGTGGCTTGCGAGATACTGTTCGCGCTTTCAATCCAATCGAGGGAAGCGGTACTGGCTTTAGCTTTGACAATCTATCTCCTTACTGGTTGAATTGGACTTTCCAAACAGCTTTGGACTTGTATAGAAACCATCCTGATGTTTGGAGAAATCTACAAAAACAAGCTATGGAGTGTGATTTCTCATGGGATACAGCCTGCAAGTCATATCTTGACTTGTACCATAGTTTAGTTAATTAA
- a CDS encoding glycerate kinase, translating into MKIVIAPDSFKESLSAQQVAEAIKRGFQQSIADVECVLCPVGDGGEGTVDSIRHSLDLEEKWIQVTGPFGQKETIRYFQKGELALFEVADLVGLGKIPLEKRNPLQIQTCGIGELIRHLIAQGIKDIYIGVGGTASNDGGIGIAAGLGYQFYDTDGNVLPTCGQSLLNLASVSTENRYEIPEDVQIRILADVVSPLCGHQGATYTFGKQKCLDPTMFAVVDQAIQDFYEKASPVTLEIKGAGAGGGIAGGLCAFTQANIVSGIDTCLDLIDFDKKVADADLVVVGEGRLDRQSLSGKAPIGVAKRTPVGVPVIAICGSLAEDLPSLPFENIQAAFSILEKSEPLEDSLKNASLYLEHTATNIGHLLNMRKI; encoded by the coding sequence ATGAAGATTGTAATTGCACCAGATTCATTTAAGGAAAGCTTGTCCGCTCAACAGGTAGCTGAAGCAATAAAAAGAGGCTTCCAACAGTCGATAGCAGATGTAGAATGTGTCCTCTGCCCTGTTGGTGATGGTGGCGAAGGTACAGTAGATTCCATTCGACATTCTCTTGACCTAGAAGAAAAATGGATTCAAGTTACAGGACCTTTTGGACAAAAAGAAACCATACGCTATTTTCAAAAAGGGGAACTGGCACTCTTTGAAGTTGCCGACTTGGTTGGCCTTGGAAAAATTCCGCTAGAGAAACGAAATCCACTTCAAATCCAAACTTGTGGGATTGGAGAGTTGATTCGCCATCTCATTGCTCAAGGGATTAAAGATATCTATATCGGCGTTGGTGGAACGGCCAGTAATGATGGCGGTATTGGGATTGCTGCTGGTTTGGGTTATCAATTTTATGATACAGATGGAAATGTCTTGCCCACTTGCGGTCAGTCTTTATTGAACTTAGCTTCTGTTTCAACAGAAAATCGCTATGAAATTCCTGAAGATGTTCAAATTCGTATTTTAGCAGATGTCGTGAGTCCCTTATGTGGACATCAAGGTGCAACCTACACGTTTGGCAAGCAAAAATGCCTTGATCCTACTATGTTTGCAGTCGTAGATCAGGCAATTCAAGATTTTTATGAAAAAGCCTCACCTGTAACATTGGAAATTAAAGGAGCAGGAGCTGGTGGAGGCATTGCTGGCGGTTTGTGTGCCTTTACTCAGGCAAATATCGTGTCGGGAATTGATACCTGTTTAGATTTGATTGATTTTGATAAGAAAGTTGCAGATGCTGACTTGGTTGTTGTAGGAGAAGGAAGGCTAGATCGTCAAAGCTTATCAGGTAAAGCGCCTATTGGTGTTGCAAAAAGAACCCCTGTCGGAGTTCCTGTCATTGCTATTTGTGGTAGTCTTGCTGAAGATTTACCTTCCCTACCATTTGAAAATATCCAAGCTGCCTTTTCTATTTTAGAGAAAAGCGAACCTTTAGAAGATAGTTTGAAAAATGCTAGTCTCTATCTGGAGCACACGGCTACCAATATCGGGCACTTATTAAATATGCGCAAGATTTAG
- a CDS encoding UDP-N-acetylglucosamine 1-carboxyvinyltransferase, which yields MRKIVINGGLPLQGEITISGAKNSVVALIPAIILADDVVTLDCVPDISDVASLVEIMELMGATVKRYDDVLEIDPRGVQNIPMPYGKINSLRASYYFYGSLLGRFGEATVGLPGGCDLGPRPIDLHLKAFEAMGATVSYEGDNMKLSAKETGLHGASIYMDTVSVGATINTMIAAVKANGRTIIENAAREPEIIDVATLLNNMGAHIRGAGTNIIIIDGVDRLHGTRHQVIPDRIEAGTYISLAAAVGKGIRINNVLYEHLEGFIAKLEEMGVRMTVSEDSIFVEEQSNLKAINIKTAPYPGFATDLQQPITPLLLTAEGRGTIIDTIYEKRVNHVFELAKMDADITTTNDHILYTGGRSLRGANVKATDLRAGAALVIAGLMAEGKTEITNIEFILRGYSDIIEKLRNLGADITLVED from the coding sequence ATGAGAAAAATTGTTATCAATGGTGGCTTGCCCCTGCAAGGTGAGATTACCATTAGTGGTGCAAAAAATAGTGTTGTAGCTTTGATTCCAGCTATTATCTTGGCAGATGATGTTGTGACTTTGGATTGTGTGCCAGATATTTCCGATGTTGCTAGTCTTGTCGAAATTATGGAATTAATGGGTGCTACTGTTAAGAGATATGATGATGTGTTAGAGATTGATCCAAGAGGTGTTCAGAATATTCCAATGCCTTATGGGAAAATCAATAGTCTTCGTGCATCTTATTATTTTTATGGAAGTCTTTTAGGTCGCTTTGGGGAAGCTACTGTTGGTTTACCTGGTGGATGTGATTTGGGACCTCGCCCTATTGACTTACACCTTAAGGCTTTTGAAGCTATGGGAGCAACTGTTAGCTACGAGGGAGATAACATGAAGTTATCTGCTAAAGAAACAGGACTTCACGGTGCAAGTATTTACATGGATACGGTTAGTGTCGGTGCGACGATTAATACAATGATTGCTGCGGTTAAAGCAAATGGCCGTACTATTATTGAAAATGCAGCCCGAGAACCTGAAATTATTGATGTTGCCACTCTCTTAAATAATATGGGTGCTCATATCCGTGGTGCTGGAACCAATATTATCATTATTGATGGTGTTGACAGATTACATGGAACGCGTCATCAGGTGATTCCAGACCGTATTGAAGCAGGAACATATATTTCTTTAGCTGCTGCAGTTGGTAAGGGAATTCGGATTAATAATGTTCTTTATGAACACTTAGAAGGATTCATTGCTAAGTTGGAAGAAATGGGAGTGAGAATGACTGTATCTGAAGACAGTATTTTTGTCGAAGAACAGTCTAATTTGAAAGCAATCAATATTAAGACAGCTCCTTACCCAGGCTTTGCTACTGACTTGCAACAACCAATTACTCCTCTCTTGTTAACAGCAGAGGGGCGTGGTACCATTATTGATACCATTTATGAAAAACGAGTAAACCATGTTTTTGAACTAGCAAAGATGGACGCGGATATTACGACTACAAACGACCATATTTTATATACTGGTGGACGTAGTTTACGTGGTGCAAATGTAAAAGCTACTGACCTTAGAGCTGGGGCCGCACTTGTCATTGCTGGTTTAATGGCTGAAGGCAAAACTGAAATTACAAATATTGAGTTCATCTTACGTGGTTATTCAGATATTATTGAAAAATTACGTAATCTAGGAGCGGATATTACACTTGTTGAGGATTAA